A single region of the Hyphomicrobiales bacterium genome encodes:
- a CDS encoding hypothetical protein (Evidence 5 : Unknown function) translates to MKMRRPHRVPLPKQAVAILKGVQQLTGHGTFVFPSIRSVLSPMSENTLNGAPRRLGFTEEEMTSHGFRASASSMLNESGYWHPDAIERQLAHVEENSVRRAYARGEHWDERVRMMAWWADRLDELRAGGLR, encoded by the coding sequence ATGAAGATGCGCCGTCCCCATCGGGTGCCGTTGCCCAAGCAGGCGGTTGCCATTCTCAAGGGCGTGCAGCAGCTCACCGGCCATGGCACCTTCGTCTTTCCCTCAATCCGCTCTGTCCTGAGTCCGATGTCCGAGAACACATTGAATGGAGCGCCACGTCGCTTGGGCTTCACCGAAGAAGAGATGACTTCGCATGGGTTCCGAGCGAGCGCCAGTTCCATGCTCAACGAGAGTGGCTATTGGCATCCGGACGCCATTGAGCGGCAGCTTGCGCATGTCGAGGAGAACAGTGTGCGGCGCGCCTATGCTCGCGGCGAGCATTGGGATGAGCGCGTCCGGATGATGGCTTGGTGGGCCGACCGTCTGGATGAGCTACGCGCGGGTGGGCTGAGGTGA
- a CDS encoding hypothetical protein (Evidence 5 : Unknown function) encodes MGRLDRAKGPRALLRAIDGYEGQATTTAALKLLALLFPRPGELRAAHWSEFNLDRGACWKRG; translated from the coding sequence ATGGGCCGCCTTGACCGAGCCAAGGGCCCTCGGGCGCTCTTGCGGGCGATCGACGGTTACGAGGGCCAGGCCACAACGACAGCCGCCTTGAAGCTCTTGGCGCTGCTCTTCCCTCGGCCGGGTGAGTTGAGAGCGGCCCATTGGTCCGAGTTCAATCTGGACAGGGGGGCGTGCTGGAAGCGCGGATGA
- a CDS encoding hypothetical protein (Evidence 5 : Unknown function), translating to MKWVSAISYHIHVWVFSDAAGCRRPIREITAPEILETLRRVEVRGRYESARRLRSIIGSVFRYAVATARADNDPTFALRGALTAPQTKSWAALTEPRALGRSCGRSTVTRARPQRQPP from the coding sequence GTGAAATGGGTATCTGCCATTTCGTACCACATTCATGTTTGGGTATTCTCGGACGCTGCCGGCTGCCGACGTCCAATCCGCGAGATCACCGCTCCCGAAATTCTTGAGACCTTACGGCGCGTCGAAGTGCGTGGACGGTATGAAAGCGCGCGCAGGCTGCGCTCCATCATCGGCAGCGTGTTCCGCTATGCTGTTGCCACGGCTCGTGCCGATAATGACCCAACCTTCGCACTGCGAGGCGCTCTGACTGCACCGCAGACGAAATCATGGGCCGCCTTGACCGAGCCAAGGGCCCTCGGGCGCTCTTGCGGGCGATCGACGGTTACGAGGGCCAGGCCACAACGACAGCCGCCTTGA
- the rplU gene encoding 50S ribosomal protein L21, which produces MFAVIKTGGKQYRVAATDVITIERLVGEPGDIIAFSDVLMLGNGETTEVGAPFVAGATVAGELVEQSRGDKVIAFKKRRRQNSKRKRGHRQDLTVVRITEILTGGAKPSAKAVSAKPAPKAKAAEAVAAAGASGDHSNLSLIAGIGPTIEKKLRAAGVTTWDEIAAWTEADIEKYDAELALRGRIARDEWIEQAKELLAGKPPRAKIDQAELKSGEDY; this is translated from the coding sequence ATGTTCGCAGTTATCAAGACCGGCGGCAAACAGTACCGCGTCGCCGCCACCGACGTGATCACCATCGAGCGCCTTGTCGGCGAGCCTGGTGATATCATTGCCTTCAGCGACGTGCTGATGCTTGGCAATGGCGAGACGACCGAAGTGGGCGCGCCCTTCGTGGCCGGCGCCACCGTTGCCGGCGAGCTCGTCGAGCAGAGCCGTGGTGACAAGGTCATCGCCTTCAAGAAGCGTCGCCGGCAGAATTCGAAGCGCAAGCGCGGTCACCGTCAGGACCTGACCGTGGTGCGCATCACCGAGATTCTCACGGGTGGCGCGAAGCCGTCGGCGAAGGCCGTGAGCGCGAAGCCCGCACCGAAGGCCAAGGCGGCGGAGGCCGTTGCCGCGGCTGGCGCCTCTGGCGATCACAGCAATCTCTCGTTGATCGCGGGCATCGGCCCGACCATCGAGAAGAAGCTGCGCGCCGCGGGCGTGACGACCTGGGATGAGATCGCTGCCTGGACCGAGGCCGACATCGAGAAGTACGATGCCGAGCTCGCCCTGCGCGGTCGCATTGCACGCGACGAGTGGATCGAGCAGGCCAAGGAACTCCTGGCCGGCAAGCCGCCCCGCGCGAAGATCGATCAGGCCGAGCTGAAGTCCGGTGAGGACTACTGA
- the rpmA gene encoding 50S ribosomal subunit protein L27, translated as MAHKKAGGSSRNGRDSDGRRLGVKKFGGESVISGNIIIRQRGTKVHAGANVGMGKDHTLFALCGGRVDFTKRAGRAFVSVVPAQQAAE; from the coding sequence ATGGCTCACAAAAAGGCAGGCGGCTCGTCGCGCAACGGTCGTGACTCGGACGGCCGGCGTCTCGGCGTGAAGAAGTTCGGCGGCGAAAGCGTCATTTCCGGCAACATCATTATCCGTCAACGCGGCACCAAGGTGCATGCGGGCGCTAATGTCGGCATGGGCAAGGACCATACGCTGTTCGCGCTCTGCGGTGGCCGCGTCGACTTTACGAAACGCGCCGGGCGAGCATTTGTATCGGTTGTACCCGCCCAACAGGCGGCAGAGTAA
- a CDS encoding RimJ/RimL family protein N-acetyltransferase, which yields MFTCGIIEDAFVIETERLALRSPRLADAAAIACLAGDKAVAEMTAHIPHPYPSGLAEQFITTARAGNAAGRQLTLVAAYRHAPDEIIGALGAAPDRETSLPSVGYWLGTSFWGLGLATEALRGLIDILFARSESRGLSAAVRVVNPASRHVLEKCGFRHDGAGFMDFPARGGRLPVDLFTLERGIWASLKQWGPAVVVEGVRNDTALTAPLG from the coding sequence ATGTTCACCTGCGGCATCATCGAAGACGCCTTCGTCATCGAGACGGAACGGCTTGCCCTACGCTCGCCGCGCCTCGCCGACGCAGCCGCCATCGCATGCTTGGCCGGTGATAAAGCCGTAGCCGAGATGACGGCTCATATTCCGCATCCTTATCCATCGGGCTTGGCAGAACAATTCATCACGACGGCACGCGCTGGCAACGCGGCCGGGCGACAGCTCACGCTGGTCGCAGCCTACCGGCATGCGCCCGATGAGATCATCGGCGCGCTCGGTGCCGCTCCGGACCGGGAAACATCCTTACCATCGGTCGGTTACTGGCTAGGCACATCGTTCTGGGGCCTGGGGCTGGCGACGGAAGCCCTGCGCGGCCTCATCGATATTCTGTTCGCCCGCAGCGAGAGCAGAGGACTTTCAGCGGCGGTCCGGGTCGTCAATCCCGCGTCCCGCCACGTCTTGGAGAAGTGCGGCTTTCGCCATGACGGTGCGGGCTTCATGGACTTTCCGGCCCGCGGCGGACGGCTTCCCGTTGATCTTTTCACCCTTGAGCGCGGCATCTGGGCCAGCCTCAAGCAGTGGGGACCAGCGGTCGTAGTCGAAGGCGTGCGTAACGACACAGCCTTGACAGCGCCATTAGGATAA
- a CDS encoding RimJ/RimL family protein N-acetyltransferase produces the protein MLDNAIETQRALLRPIVAADAKALHAALTWGVVRQLSRVSWPLPLCDVENFARRAEEQTRAGVSWHHTVLVDGAPTGVMSIRPHHGAMNLGYWLAEAHWGKGLATEAAAAYVAGFFAGSSDVHLTSGAFSDNEASLRVQEKLGFVVVGEGLVESQAWGRHRPHSDTMLGRTRWREGAMAA, from the coding sequence ATGCTGGACAACGCGATCGAGACCCAACGCGCTCTTCTCCGCCCCATCGTTGCCGCGGACGCAAAAGCGCTGCATGCGGCTTTGACATGGGGCGTGGTGCGCCAGCTCAGCCGTGTTTCATGGCCCCTTCCGCTCTGCGATGTCGAGAATTTTGCTCGCAGGGCGGAAGAACAGACACGTGCCGGGGTCAGCTGGCATCATACGGTGCTTGTGGATGGGGCGCCGACGGGCGTGATGTCGATCAGGCCGCATCACGGCGCGATGAACCTCGGTTACTGGCTCGCTGAGGCCCACTGGGGCAAGGGCTTGGCGACGGAAGCCGCCGCTGCCTACGTGGCGGGCTTCTTCGCTGGTTCCTCAGACGTGCATCTCACGTCTGGAGCATTCAGTGACAACGAGGCATCGTTGCGCGTCCAGGAAAAGCTGGGCTTCGTCGTGGTTGGCGAAGGGCTCGTTGAATCGCAGGCCTGGGGGCGCCATCGTCCCCATTCTGACACGATGCTCGGACGCACGCGCTGGCGTGAAGGCGCCATGGCGGCCTGA
- a CDS encoding putative Serralysin (Evidence 3 : Putative function from multiple computational evidences; Product type e : enzyme): MPCLPRYGAAPEQTVVCTPITPANDPRFFIEAAIGGTGNDMMRGNDGANHLRGQAGHDRIMGCGGEDWLDGGEGDDVLSGGRGDDILRGGTGRNLFFIAPGDGHDLIEDFKSGSGNLIDLRCFRLARLEDVAMWDSSAYGGSVTLQLVASSGAGTAYVTLAGMTTQDIRPDMFLL, translated from the coding sequence ATGCCATGCCTCCCGCGTTACGGCGCGGCCCCTGAGCAAACAGTTGTCTGCACCCCGATAACACCCGCGAATGACCCTCGCTTCTTCATCGAGGCGGCAATCGGCGGTACCGGGAACGACATGATGCGGGGCAATGATGGGGCCAACCATCTTCGTGGCCAGGCGGGCCATGACCGCATTATGGGATGCGGCGGTGAGGACTGGCTGGACGGCGGCGAGGGCGATGATGTGCTTTCGGGCGGTCGGGGAGATGACATCCTGAGGGGGGGCACCGGAAGAAACCTCTTCTTTATTGCTCCCGGCGATGGGCATGACCTGATCGAGGATTTCAAAAGCGGTTCAGGTAATCTGATCGACCTTCGGTGCTTTCGGCTGGCGCGACTGGAAGACGTGGCCATGTGGGACAGTTCAGCCTATGGCGGTTCGGTAACCTTACAGCTTGTCGCCAGCAGTGGCGCGGGGACGGCTTACGTGACCCTGGCGGGCATGACGACCCAGGATATTCGACCGGATATGTTCTTACTCTGA
- a CDS encoding hypothetical protein (Evidence 5 : Unknown function): MSIIDNIMTGNKAIDGLIHAKKWGSKNITYSFPKSMDDYGLFYPPESISYFREASEPIKRKVRKFFEEIESIIDVKFIECEANPGRAVIRIAQSFVRKPHAYMPDSHNCAGDIWFPTTEEYRASSDGSFEHHAIHHEIGHALGLKHPHQHGAFGRLPQEYDSSRFTVMSYDAERDNQSLGCSRDQYPQSFMPLDVLALQALYGQAARSPNSGTHNLYSWDPVTGHGFRDGQHRNKASGNYVFETIVDDGGWDTFDFSNFKRDLNIDLRPGGGEPCHAMPPALRRGP, translated from the coding sequence ATGAGCATCATCGATAATATTATGACCGGAAATAAAGCTATTGATGGATTAATTCATGCTAAAAAATGGGGATCAAAAAATATAACCTACAGTTTTCCGAAATCAATGGACGATTATGGCTTGTTTTATCCACCTGAATCGATCTCATATTTTCGGGAGGCGAGCGAACCCATAAAGAGAAAGGTTAGAAAATTTTTCGAAGAAATTGAGAGTATCATCGATGTAAAATTTATAGAGTGCGAAGCCAATCCAGGACGTGCTGTAATTCGGATCGCGCAATCTTTTGTCAGAAAGCCTCACGCCTACATGCCTGATAGCCACAATTGCGCTGGAGATATCTGGTTTCCAACTACCGAGGAATACCGGGCGTCTAGCGATGGAAGCTTTGAGCACCACGCCATACACCACGAAATCGGCCACGCCTTGGGGCTCAAGCATCCCCATCAGCACGGTGCCTTTGGGCGTCTTCCGCAGGAATACGACAGCAGCCGCTTCACCGTCATGAGCTACGATGCTGAGCGCGATAATCAGAGCTTGGGCTGCAGTCGAGACCAATATCCTCAGAGCTTCATGCCGCTGGATGTGTTGGCGCTTCAAGCACTCTATGGTCAGGCGGCCCGCTCGCCAAATTCCGGGACCCATAACTTGTATTCCTGGGATCCGGTGACAGGCCATGGTTTTCGCGACGGCCAACATCGCAACAAAGCATCGGGCAACTATGTCTTCGAGACAATTGTCGATGACGGAGGATGGGACACTTTCGATTTCTCGAACTTCAAGCGGGATTTGAACATCGACCTTAGGCCGGGGGGGGGCGAGCCATGTCATGCCATGCCTCCCGCGTTACGGCGCGGCCCCTGA
- the obgE gene encoding GTPase ObgE, with protein sequence MKFLDQAKVYIRSGDGGAGCVSFRREKFIEFGGPNGGDGGRGGDVVVECTDGLNTLIDYRYQQHFKARPGMHGMGKNRNGPRGDDVVLKVPQGTEIYAEDDETLLADMTEVGQRVILARGGNGGFGNAYFKSSTNQAPRHANPGQTGTEMWIRLRLKLIADAGLVGLPNAGKSTFLAAVSAAKPKIADYPFTTLHPGLGVVGVDGREFVLADIPGLIEGAHEGHGLGDRFLGHVERCRVLLHLVDGTGEHAGKAYKTVRAELEAYGHGLSDKPEIVVLTKADSLDNETRKDQVARLKRAAKRTPYVISAASGAGVRDVLRAVMATLDGVDAAEAESADDAPWQP encoded by the coding sequence ATGAAGTTTCTCGATCAAGCCAAGGTCTATATACGCTCAGGTGATGGTGGCGCGGGATGCGTCTCCTTCCGGCGTGAAAAATTCATCGAATTCGGCGGCCCGAACGGCGGTGACGGCGGGCGCGGTGGCGATGTCGTCGTGGAGTGCACCGATGGGCTCAACACGCTGATCGACTATCGCTATCAGCAGCATTTCAAGGCCCGACCCGGCATGCACGGCATGGGCAAGAACCGCAATGGCCCGCGCGGGGACGATGTGGTTCTCAAGGTCCCTCAGGGCACCGAGATCTACGCGGAGGATGACGAGACCTTGCTCGCCGACATGACCGAGGTCGGCCAGCGCGTCATTCTGGCGCGTGGCGGCAATGGCGGCTTCGGCAACGCCTATTTCAAGTCATCCACCAACCAGGCACCACGCCACGCCAATCCCGGCCAGACCGGCACGGAGATGTGGATCCGGCTTCGGCTGAAGCTTATTGCGGATGCCGGTCTCGTCGGCCTGCCGAATGCCGGAAAGTCGACATTCCTCGCCGCGGTCAGCGCCGCAAAGCCCAAGATCGCGGACTATCCCTTCACGACGCTCCATCCCGGCCTCGGCGTGGTCGGCGTGGATGGTCGGGAATTCGTGCTGGCCGACATTCCCGGCCTCATCGAGGGCGCCCACGAGGGGCATGGTCTGGGCGACCGCTTCCTCGGCCATGTCGAGCGTTGCCGAGTGCTGCTCCATCTCGTGGACGGCACCGGCGAGCACGCAGGCAAAGCCTACAAGACCGTGCGCGCGGAGCTCGAAGCCTATGGCCATGGGCTCAGCGACAAGCCCGAGATCGTGGTGCTGACGAAAGCCGACTCGCTTGATAACGAGACGCGCAAGGATCAGGTCGCGCGGCTGAAGAGGGCGGCCAAGCGCACACCTTATGTGATCTCGGCGGCATCGGGCGCCGGCGTGCGCGACGTGCTCCGGGCTGTCATGGCGACGCTCGACGGTGTTGACGCCGCCGAAGCCGAGAGTGCGGACGACGCCCCCTGGCAGCCGTAA
- a CDS encoding UMF1 family MFS transporter encodes MSSLQLRHESLPAEPVAPDYPPKRAVVAWIFFDWATQPFFTLITTFVFAPYFAARLAPDPVSGQSLWGYATGIAGLAIALTSPFLGAVADTTGPKKPWIILFGLLLAVGSAALWWAAPGVPGAIALALFAFAVATIGAEFATVFNNSMMPHLVPPERIGRLSGAGWATGYVGGLISLALTLALFAASPETGRTLAGLTPLFGLDPATFAGDRLVGPLTALWFVVFVTPMLLLTPDVKTSGIPLKVAMHAGFHALKETVRQARSLGDIGRFLLANMIYQDGLVALFAFGGIYAAGVFGWGMIEIGVFGILLTLTGTIGAFIGGRLDDAIGGKRVILGSLTILVLCCLGILSLGRDHILFVWPTGPMAPGAGLYAHLPEKVYLALGLAIGLVAGPLQASSRSLLVRLAPPGQAGQFFGLFALSGKVTSFLGPTLVATATYLFNSQSAGLAVLIGFFGLGGLLIAGVRAR; translated from the coding sequence TTGTCATCACTCCAATTGCGGCATGAGTCGCTTCCCGCCGAACCGGTAGCGCCAGACTATCCACCCAAGCGCGCGGTCGTTGCCTGGATCTTCTTTGACTGGGCCACGCAGCCGTTCTTCACCTTGATCACCACCTTTGTGTTCGCGCCTTATTTCGCGGCCCGCCTCGCGCCCGATCCGGTGAGCGGGCAAAGCCTGTGGGGCTACGCGACGGGTATCGCCGGGCTTGCGATCGCCCTGACCTCGCCGTTCCTCGGCGCGGTGGCTGACACGACAGGCCCCAAGAAGCCCTGGATTATTCTCTTTGGCCTGCTTCTGGCCGTTGGCTCGGCGGCCTTGTGGTGGGCGGCGCCGGGCGTGCCGGGGGCGATCGCGCTGGCACTCTTTGCCTTCGCGGTTGCGACAATCGGCGCTGAATTCGCCACCGTCTTCAACAATTCCATGATGCCGCATCTGGTGCCGCCGGAGCGCATCGGCCGGCTGTCCGGTGCCGGCTGGGCGACGGGCTACGTGGGGGGATTGATCTCGCTGGCCCTGACGCTGGCCCTCTTCGCAGCGTCACCGGAGACGGGCAGGACGCTGGCCGGACTCACGCCGCTCTTCGGGCTCGATCCCGCGACCTTCGCCGGTGACCGGCTGGTCGGTCCACTGACCGCTCTGTGGTTCGTTGTCTTCGTTACCCCGATGCTGCTCTTGACGCCGGATGTGAAGACCAGCGGCATTCCCCTCAAGGTCGCCATGCACGCAGGCTTCCACGCGTTGAAGGAGACCGTGCGACAGGCCAGGAGCCTCGGGGACATAGGGCGGTTCCTCCTCGCCAACATGATCTATCAGGACGGCCTCGTGGCGCTGTTTGCCTTCGGCGGCATCTACGCCGCCGGTGTCTTCGGCTGGGGCATGATCGAGATCGGCGTTTTCGGCATCCTCCTGACCCTGACGGGGACGATCGGTGCCTTCATCGGCGGCCGCCTCGACGATGCCATCGGCGGCAAGCGGGTCATCCTCGGCTCGCTGACGATCCTCGTCCTGTGCTGCCTCGGGATCCTCTCGCTGGGCCGTGACCATATCCTGTTCGTCTGGCCGACTGGTCCCATGGCGCCGGGGGCGGGGCTTTATGCGCATCTGCCCGAAAAGGTCTATCTCGCGCTTGGCCTCGCCATCGGCCTTGTCGCAGGGCCACTGCAGGCCTCCTCACGCAGCCTGCTCGTCCGTCTCGCGCCGCCTGGACAGGCCGGGCAGTTCTTTGGCCTCTTCGCGCTGTCGGGCAAAGTCACGTCGTTTCTAGGCCCGACGCTGGTCGCCACGGCGACTTATCTCTTCAACAGCCAAAGCGCCGGCCTCGCCGTTCTCATCGGCTTCTTCGGTCTCGGCGGCTTGCTGATCGCTGGCGTTAGAGCACGCTGA
- a CDS encoding 5,6-dimethylbenzimidazole synthase, giving the protein MTARPCQPVDPPVFGPTFRKQLEELLAWRRDVRRFTGAPMPEGTLRHLIDLAVLAPSVGNSQPWRFVEVLTPARRQAIIAEFERCNAEALTSYTGDRASSYATLKLAGLRDAPAHVAVFNEDKPEAGYGLGRRTMPETLHYSTLMAIHTLWLAARAEGLGMGWVSILDPERVKAALDVPPTWSFIAYLCIGEPCEEHLDPELVRHGWQETLPIEAVLHSR; this is encoded by the coding sequence ATGACAGCGCGACCGTGCCAACCCGTCGATCCGCCGGTATTCGGCCCGACGTTTCGCAAGCAGCTGGAGGAACTCCTGGCATGGCGGCGCGATGTGCGCCGCTTCACCGGCGCGCCCATGCCCGAGGGCACGCTGCGGCATCTCATCGATCTCGCGGTGCTGGCCCCCTCGGTCGGCAACAGCCAGCCGTGGCGCTTCGTCGAGGTGCTTACACCGGCGCGGCGGCAGGCTATCATCGCCGAATTCGAGCGCTGCAATGCCGAGGCCTTGACGAGCTATACGGGTGATCGCGCCTCGTCCTATGCCACGCTGAAGCTTGCGGGCCTGCGGGATGCGCCGGCCCATGTCGCCGTCTTTAACGAAGACAAGCCAGAGGCCGGATATGGTCTCGGCCGGCGAACCATGCCGGAGACCCTGCATTATTCCACCCTGATGGCGATCCATACGCTGTGGCTCGCAGCCCGCGCCGAGGGGCTCGGCATGGGATGGGTGTCCATCCTCGATCCCGAACGCGTCAAGGCGGCCCTTGACGTGCCGCCCACATGGTCGTTTATCGCCTATCTATGCATCGGCGAGCCCTGTGAAGAACATCTCGATCCGGAGCTCGTCCGCCACGGCTGGCAGGAGACCTTGCCGATCGAAGCCGTTCTTCACAGCCGCTGA